A region from the Bacillota bacterium genome encodes:
- a CDS encoding aldo/keto reductase: protein MQKRRLGRTGLWVSVIGFGGIPIITAPDEAAERVVRRAFDLGVTLYDTARAYERADLPVSASEDKIGRALRTVRDQVVICTKTQATSAALAREHLEESLRRLGTDYVDVWMLHSVDQLSKWEAIKGPGGALEAFRHAREEGKVRHLGISGHRPDLLLHMLGEEEFEVVMVPVNIVDRHIYGAEETLLPYCREHDIGVLAMKPLAGGALKEYAPLALRYCLGQAVASAVPGMGTVVEVETDVEVGCHPHPLTPEEEDQLWLRSRELGLEFCRQCGYCLPCTAGINIPGIFRLDGCFARYGQEEWARQQYVSVAPQADACAGCGECETRCPYQLPIREKLKCAHQRLTGAPA from the coding sequence ATGCAGAAGCGCAGGCTGGGTCGGACCGGGTTGTGGGTTTCCGTGATCGGGTTCGGGGGCATCCCCATTATCACTGCTCCGGATGAGGCAGCGGAGCGGGTGGTGCGGCGCGCATTCGATCTGGGGGTCACCCTGTACGATACTGCCCGCGCCTACGAACGGGCTGACCTGCCCGTGTCCGCCAGCGAGGACAAGATCGGCCGGGCCCTGCGCACGGTGCGGGATCAGGTGGTGATCTGCACCAAGACCCAGGCCACCTCCGCTGCCCTGGCCCGGGAGCACCTGGAGGAGAGCCTGCGCAGGCTGGGGACCGATTACGTGGACGTGTGGATGCTGCACTCGGTGGACCAACTGAGCAAATGGGAGGCTATCAAAGGTCCGGGGGGGGCCCTGGAGGCATTCCGGCACGCCCGTGAGGAAGGAAAGGTGCGCCACCTGGGCATAAGCGGCCACCGGCCCGATCTGCTACTCCACATGCTGGGGGAGGAGGAATTCGAAGTGGTGATGGTCCCCGTCAACATCGTGGACCGCCATATATACGGGGCGGAAGAAACGCTGCTCCCGTACTGCCGGGAGCATGATATAGGGGTGCTGGCCATGAAGCCGCTGGCGGGGGGAGCTCTCAAAGAGTATGCCCCGCTCGCCCTCCGCTACTGCCTGGGACAGGCAGTTGCTTCTGCCGTCCCCGGTATGGGAACCGTGGTTGAGGTGGAAACTGACGTGGAGGTGGGTTGCCACCCCCACCCTCTCACGCCCGAAGAAGAGGACCAGCTCTGGCTACGCAGCCGAGAGTTGGGCCTGGAGTTTTGCCGTCAGTGCGGGTACTGCCTCCCCTGCACGGCGGGGATCAACATCCCCGGCATTTTTCGCCTGGACGGGTGCTTCGCCCGCTATGGTCAGGAAGAATGGGCCCGCCAGCAGTATGTATCGGTGGCCCCGCAGGCGGACGCCTGTGCCGGCTGCGGCGAATGTGAGACCCGTTGCCCGTATCAGCTTCCCATCCGGGAAAAGCTCAAGTGCGCCCACCAGCGCCTGACCGGCGCGCCGGCATGA
- a CDS encoding DUF401 family protein: METLGLAAAFVAIIVLGALRARLWITMTVGTAILLLGGAGPPGSALVTTLRAAVDPATLELVLTVALIMLLAGLLKNSILLGPMSRSLAGMLRSDRLAFALVPGILGCLPVPGGAGLSAPMVDGLGETLGMSPARKATANVLLRHAWFFVFPFSPSLILSAHLSGLTVSAIIARQWPLTVLAVLTAALLFLSGSAGDRAPYRPWGREALDFLATASPIFVSVALFLGARLPLPLALSVGIVFACLVACHRGTFQWRILRMSADWEMPLATELIMIFAALVRETPGLATLITAASARAPLAAIMLASVLTGFLTANPVAGLGIALPALLPMVPMGQDPGAYVCLIFGLTFQAYLVSPLHMCLILTNRYFEVSLGQAYRYLLPPVALNAAGVILLFLLTR; encoded by the coding sequence TTGGAAACGTTAGGACTCGCTGCCGCTTTCGTCGCCATCATCGTCCTGGGTGCGCTCCGTGCCCGCCTGTGGATCACCATGACGGTTGGCACCGCCATCCTCCTCCTGGGAGGGGCAGGGCCCCCGGGATCTGCCCTGGTGACCACCCTGAGAGCAGCAGTGGATCCCGCTACCCTGGAACTGGTCTTGACGGTGGCCCTGATCATGCTGCTGGCGGGACTGCTGAAGAATTCCATCCTGCTTGGGCCCATGAGCAGGTCCCTGGCAGGGATGTTGCGCAGCGACCGGCTGGCGTTTGCCCTGGTCCCCGGCATCCTGGGCTGCTTGCCCGTACCGGGCGGGGCAGGTTTGTCCGCCCCCATGGTGGACGGGCTGGGGGAAACCCTGGGTATGTCCCCGGCCCGCAAGGCAACCGCCAACGTGCTCCTGCGCCACGCCTGGTTCTTCGTGTTCCCCTTCAGCCCCTCTCTTATCCTGTCCGCCCACCTCTCCGGCCTCACCGTGTCCGCCATCATCGCCCGGCAGTGGCCGCTCACGGTGCTGGCCGTCCTCACCGCCGCCCTGCTCTTCCTGAGCGGATCCGCCGGAGATAGGGCCCCGTACCGTCCCTGGGGACGGGAGGCCCTTGACTTCCTGGCAACCGCCTCGCCCATCTTTGTCAGCGTGGCCCTGTTCTTGGGAGCAAGGCTGCCGCTGCCGCTGGCGCTGAGCGTGGGAATTGTCTTCGCCTGCCTGGTGGCCTGCCACCGCGGTACTTTCCAGTGGAGAATCCTGCGCATGAGCGCGGACTGGGAAATGCCCCTTGCCACGGAACTCATCATGATCTTTGCCGCCCTGGTGCGGGAAACCCCGGGGCTGGCTACGCTTATCACCGCTGCCAGCGCCCGGGCACCCCTGGCAGCCATCATGCTGGCGTCGGTACTGACGGGGTTTCTGACCGCCAACCCGGTGGCGGGATTGGGCATCGCCCTGCCGGCGCTTTTGCCCATGGTGCCCATGGGTCAGGACCCAGGGGCGTACGTTTGCCTCATCTTCGGCCTGACGTTCCAGGCCTACCTGGTTTCCCCCCTGCACATGTGCCTGATCCTCACCAACCGCTACTTCGAGGTGAGCCTGGGCCAGGCGTACCGTTACCTATTGCCCCCGGTAGCCCTGAACGCGGCCGGCGTCATCCTCCTGTTCTTGCTCACCAGGTGA
- the ndk gene encoding nucleoside-diphosphate kinase produces MQRTLVLVKPDGVHRGLVGEVISRLERKGLRLVGLKMMRVTRDLAERHYEVHRGKPFFLGLIDFITSGPVVAMVWEGPEAVAVVRNLMGATDARKAAPGTIRGDLGLDVGHNLVHGSDSEETATREVGLFFSEEEIVSWRKVDEPWTWPQG; encoded by the coding sequence TTGCAGCGCACACTCGTTCTGGTCAAGCCCGACGGAGTACACCGGGGGCTGGTCGGTGAAGTCATATCACGCCTGGAGAGGAAAGGGTTGCGGCTTGTGGGCCTCAAGATGATGCGGGTTACCCGCGACCTGGCCGAGCGTCACTATGAGGTGCACCGGGGAAAGCCCTTTTTCCTCGGATTGATCGACTTTATCACCTCAGGCCCGGTGGTGGCCATGGTGTGGGAAGGTCCCGAGGCGGTGGCCGTGGTACGCAACCTCATGGGTGCCACCGACGCCCGTAAGGCCGCCCCAGGGACAATCCGCGGTGACCTGGGCCTGGACGTGGGCCACAACCTGGTGCACGGGTCAGATTCCGAGGAGACGGCCACCCGTGAGGTGGGCCTCTTCTTCTCCGAGGAAGAAATCGTGTCCTGGCGAAAGGTTGATGAGCCGTGGACATGGCCCCAGGGTTGA
- a CDS encoding DUF72 domain-containing protein, protein MAPGLILVGTSGFSYEDWRGPFYPADLPARDMLTYYSRHFPVVELDFTYYRMPSPRTMAQIERKTGPGFTFCVKAYREMTHERPQDPSELRSLCRQFASALKPVIDAGKLGCVLVQFPWSFGPAPANRALVEGLPELLPDFPLVVEFRNNQWISEDTRQALTRAGLGFCAVDEPRLKGLMPPITWVTAPVTYVRFHGRNTQKWWKHEHAWERYDYLYSEEELKSWVPRIRNMAVQAERTYVLFNNCHAGQAAKNASMMQLLLTMDLPGPPPP, encoded by the coding sequence ATGGCCCCAGGGTTGATCCTGGTGGGGACGTCCGGCTTTTCTTACGAGGACTGGCGGGGTCCCTTTTATCCCGCTGACCTGCCCGCCCGCGATATGCTCACCTACTACAGCCGCCACTTCCCGGTGGTGGAACTGGACTTCACGTATTATCGCATGCCTTCCCCCCGCACCATGGCCCAGATCGAGCGCAAGACGGGGCCGGGCTTTACCTTCTGTGTGAAGGCCTACCGGGAGATGACCCACGAGCGGCCGCAGGACCCTTCCGAACTGCGCTCCCTCTGCCGCCAGTTCGCTTCCGCCCTGAAGCCCGTGATAGATGCGGGCAAGCTGGGATGCGTGCTGGTGCAGTTTCCCTGGAGTTTTGGCCCTGCTCCGGCCAACCGGGCCCTGGTGGAAGGCCTGCCCGAATTGCTGCCCGACTTTCCCCTGGTGGTGGAGTTCCGCAACAACCAGTGGATATCCGAGGACACGCGCCAGGCCCTGACTCGGGCGGGGCTGGGCTTCTGTGCCGTGGACGAACCCCGCCTGAAGGGGCTGATGCCCCCTATCACCTGGGTCACCGCGCCCGTGACCTACGTCCGTTTCCACGGACGCAACACCCAAAAGTGGTGGAAGCACGAGCACGCCTGGGAGCGCTACGATTACCTGTATTCCGAAGAAGAGCTAAAGTCCTGGGTTCCCCGGATCCGTAATATGGCGGTCCAGGCGGAACGTACCTACGTCCTGTTCAACAACTGCCACGCCGGCCAGGCGGCCAAGAACGCCTCCATGATGCAACTTTTGCTCACCATGGACCTGCCGGGGCCGCCCCCGCCCTGA
- a CDS encoding TIGR04086 family membrane protein: MRPVRQEEAGWAVGGVIRGAISGLLVTLLLLCVLAVVLLWVDLGDRATRIIMDVMGGIGALVAGFVAGQRARARGLAHGAVTGVLFTLIVLIIGLLFFGATFSLWPWLLRLAAGVILGALGGIVGVNF, translated from the coding sequence ATGCGCCCGGTAAGGCAAGAAGAGGCAGGTTGGGCCGTGGGCGGGGTGATCCGGGGGGCGATATCGGGACTGCTGGTGACCCTGCTGCTGCTCTGCGTCCTGGCCGTGGTCTTACTGTGGGTGGATCTGGGTGACCGCGCCACCCGGATCATCATGGACGTCATGGGGGGAATCGGGGCTCTGGTAGCCGGCTTCGTGGCTGGGCAACGGGCCCGGGCAAGAGGCCTGGCGCATGGGGCGGTGACCGGGGTCCTGTTCACCCTCATCGTGCTCATCATTGGGCTGCTCTTCTTCGGAGCCACGTTCTCGTTGTGGCCCTGGTTGCTCAGGCTGGCAGCCGGCGTGATCCTGGGAGCCCTGGGCGGCATAGTGGGCGTGAACTTCTGA
- a CDS encoding M42 family metallopeptidase, which produces MLDLLRDLTAATGLPGFEHEVRAVLRTYLAGEAIEQDRLGSLIARREGKASGPRVMLAGHMDEVGFMVTHITEKGFLRFQTLGGWWEHVMLAQRVLVKGREGDVPGIIGAKPPHLLSPDDRKKMVEKKDMFIDVGASSREEATRMGIRPGDPVVPDSPFQVMKNGRFLMAKAWDDRVGCAMFVEVLRRLRTRSHPNTVYGVGTVQEEVGLRGATTSAHVVNPDVAFALEVDIAGDTPGIAEHEAQARLGGGPSIILYDASMVPNFRLRDLVIETAEKEGIPWQVNAMPGGGTDAGRIHINAAGVPSVVIGVPCRYIHSHTGIIDREDLEKAVELLVAVIERLDAPTVASLVE; this is translated from the coding sequence ATGCTGGACCTTTTGCGGGACCTCACCGCTGCTACCGGTCTGCCTGGGTTCGAGCACGAAGTGCGGGCAGTACTCAGGACCTACCTCGCCGGCGAGGCGATCGAGCAGGATCGGCTGGGCAGCCTCATCGCCCGCCGGGAAGGAAAGGCTTCCGGCCCGCGGGTGATGCTGGCCGGTCACATGGATGAAGTGGGATTCATGGTGACCCACATCACCGAGAAGGGTTTCCTGCGGTTCCAGACGCTCGGGGGATGGTGGGAGCACGTGATGCTGGCCCAGCGCGTGCTGGTCAAAGGCAGGGAGGGAGACGTCCCCGGGATCATCGGCGCCAAGCCGCCCCACCTCCTGAGCCCTGACGACCGCAAGAAGATGGTCGAGAAGAAGGACATGTTCATCGACGTGGGGGCCTCTTCGCGAGAAGAAGCCACCAGGATGGGCATCCGGCCTGGGGACCCGGTGGTGCCCGATTCCCCGTTCCAGGTGATGAAGAACGGGCGCTTTCTGATGGCCAAGGCCTGGGACGACCGGGTGGGATGCGCCATGTTCGTGGAGGTGCTGCGGCGTCTCCGGACGCGCAGTCATCCCAACACGGTGTACGGGGTGGGCACGGTCCAGGAAGAAGTGGGCCTGCGGGGTGCCACCACCAGCGCCCACGTGGTGAACCCGGACGTGGCCTTTGCCCTTGAGGTAGATATCGCGGGCGATACCCCCGGGATCGCAGAGCACGAGGCCCAGGCCAGGCTGGGAGGTGGCCCCAGCATCATCCTGTACGATGCCTCCATGGTTCCCAATTTCCGCCTGCGCGACCTGGTCATCGAAACGGCCGAGAAAGAGGGCATCCCCTGGCAGGTGAACGCCATGCCGGGAGGTGGCACGGATGCCGGTCGCATCCACATCAACGCCGCCGGGGTCCCGAGCGTGGTCATCGGCGTACCCTGCCGTTACATCCACAGCCACACCGGCATAATCGACCGCGAGGACTTGGAGAAGGCGGTCGAACTGCTGGTAGCTGTCATCGAGCGGCTGGATGCGCCCACGGTGGCTTCTCTGGTCGAATAG
- a CDS encoding alpha/beta-type small acid-soluble spore protein, translating into MPRRRRIVLPEARRGLDRLKYEVAQDLGLADDVERRGWGDMTTREVGHIGGQMVRRMVRYAEANLARRGERENERQNERQGG; encoded by the coding sequence ATGCCGCGGAGGCGTCGGATCGTGCTTCCCGAGGCACGGCGCGGGCTGGACCGGCTGAAGTACGAGGTGGCCCAGGACCTCGGTCTGGCCGACGACGTGGAGCGACGCGGGTGGGGTGACATGACCACCCGCGAAGTTGGCCACATCGGAGGTCAGATGGTGCGCCGCATGGTGCGCTACGCCGAGGCGAACCTGGCTCGCCGGGGGGAACGGGAGAACGAGCGGCAGAATGAGCGGCAGGGTGGCTGA
- a CDS encoding 2-phosphosulfolactate phosphatase encodes MQVDVTFRAQDIEPQVVHDSWAVVIDVLRATTTITTALEAGCRAIVPALEPEEARSLAANWNRDGRTALLGGERGCRLIPGFDLGNSPQAYRPERVGGRVVFFTTTNGTRALRRCRASRVTLCACLRNAEAVVEYLVEHRPARVLLACSGREGGVAPEDVAVAGLLAGRLAQKGAWLLPRAHEATRLTASVTDWYTFFAGVPAGQTLLELGYHEDVSFCVQLDRSRVVPRYLMGVVMPARRSGAGGRT; translated from the coding sequence GTGCAGGTTGATGTTACCTTCCGTGCCCAGGATATCGAACCCCAAGTGGTGCACGACTCCTGGGCGGTAGTAATCGACGTGCTGCGGGCGACCACCACCATCACCACCGCCCTGGAAGCGGGATGCCGGGCGATCGTCCCTGCCCTCGAGCCAGAGGAAGCCAGATCCCTTGCCGCCAACTGGAATCGCGATGGTCGCACGGCCCTGCTCGGAGGAGAACGGGGATGCCGGCTCATCCCCGGCTTCGATCTCGGCAACTCGCCCCAGGCCTACCGCCCGGAGCGGGTGGGCGGCCGGGTGGTTTTCTTCACCACCACCAACGGGACCAGGGCCCTGCGCCGTTGCCGGGCTTCCCGGGTCACCCTGTGCGCGTGCCTGCGCAACGCAGAGGCCGTGGTGGAATACCTGGTCGAGCACAGGCCGGCCCGGGTGCTGCTGGCGTGCTCGGGCCGGGAGGGAGGGGTGGCGCCCGAGGACGTGGCGGTGGCGGGATTGCTGGCCGGCCGGCTGGCCCAAAAGGGCGCATGGCTCCTACCCCGAGCGCACGAGGCCACCCGTCTCACCGCCTCCGTGACCGACTGGTACACCTTCTTTGCCGGTGTCCCTGCTGGGCAGACCTTGCTCGAACTGGGCTACCACGAGGACGTCTCTTTCTGTGTCCAGCTGGACCGGAGCCGGGTTGTTCCCCGCTACCTGATGGGAGTGGTCATGCCGGCGCGCCGGTCAGGCGCTGGTGGGCGCACTTGA
- the surE gene encoding 5'/3'-nucleotidase SurE, which produces MLVLLTNDDGIFAPGLRALREVWEKQEDCEVYVVAPAEERSASGHAITLFRPLMVEEVVFPGSLVKGWSVGGTPADAVKLAVGALLPRPPDLIISGVNRGPNLGSDLFYSGTVSAAIEGTILGLPSLAVSLAAYEDGDYGVAARFSHRLAREVLRRGWPAGVLLNVNVPPLESHEIAGLAITRLGVRHYRNMFDRRVDPRGRVYYWLTGEAEDGEEPGDSDVMALRQNLISVTPVHLDLTHHGLVESMREWNLGSQEPAPWL; this is translated from the coding sequence GTGCTGGTCCTGCTCACCAACGACGACGGTATTTTTGCCCCTGGCCTGCGCGCCCTGCGGGAGGTATGGGAAAAGCAGGAGGACTGCGAGGTGTACGTGGTAGCCCCCGCGGAAGAGCGTTCTGCCTCCGGTCACGCTATCACCCTCTTCCGCCCCCTCATGGTGGAAGAGGTGGTATTCCCGGGCAGCCTGGTGAAGGGGTGGTCGGTGGGCGGTACACCCGCCGATGCCGTTAAGCTGGCGGTCGGGGCACTTCTGCCACGTCCTCCCGACCTGATCATTTCCGGGGTGAACCGCGGTCCCAACCTGGGTTCGGATCTGTTCTATTCCGGGACCGTGTCGGCTGCCATAGAGGGGACCATCCTGGGTTTGCCCTCCCTGGCCGTTTCCCTGGCGGCCTACGAGGATGGCGACTACGGGGTGGCCGCGCGCTTCTCTCACCGCCTGGCCCGGGAAGTGCTGCGTCGGGGGTGGCCAGCTGGGGTGCTGCTCAATGTGAACGTCCCCCCCCTTGAGTCTCACGAGATCGCGGGGCTGGCCATCACCCGCCTGGGAGTACGGCACTACCGGAACATGTTCGACCGCAGGGTGGACCCCCGCGGCAGGGTGTATTACTGGCTCACCGGAGAGGCCGAAGACGGGGAGGAGCCCGGAGATTCGGATGTGATGGCCCTGCGGCAAAACCTCATCTCGGTGACACCAGTACATCTTGACCTCACCCACCACGGCCTGGTGGAGAGCATGCGGGAGTGGAACCTGGGAAGTCAGGAACCGGCACCCTGGTTATGA
- a CDS encoding histone deacetylase has product MQRVGLVYDPRFLEHETGFHPECPERLLWAVEKLGDMGLWDSCQLVAPRTATPEEVALFHDSRYIARVEAFSRAGGGLFCLDTAGSAGTYRAALLAVGGVLRAIEAACTGQFPSALCLVRPPGHHAGPALGKGFCFFNNVVIGALWARQRFALERVLILDWDVHHGDGTQDAFYADPGVLYFSWHQYPFYPYTGSWDECGTGAGLGYTVNVALPHGSTDEEYLLAFDRLLVPLANAYHPQLVLVSTGYDAHFADQLGDMDVTASGFWALSSRTKELAASLGAPLVMVLEGGYSRQGMGWGVAATVAALAGLPLSGQEPFGPESSGVRTEVEMQIERSREKFCQIWGKLFT; this is encoded by the coding sequence TTGCAAAGGGTAGGGCTGGTGTACGACCCACGCTTCTTGGAACACGAGACGGGGTTCCATCCCGAATGCCCCGAGCGCCTGCTGTGGGCAGTGGAAAAGCTGGGTGACATGGGCCTGTGGGATTCGTGTCAACTGGTCGCCCCGCGCACGGCTACACCGGAAGAGGTGGCCCTCTTTCACGACTCCCGGTACATAGCCCGCGTGGAGGCATTTTCTCGTGCGGGGGGAGGCCTCTTTTGCCTGGATACGGCCGGTTCGGCAGGAACCTACCGCGCCGCCCTGCTGGCTGTGGGTGGGGTGCTACGGGCCATCGAGGCCGCCTGCACGGGCCAGTTCCCCTCCGCGCTGTGCCTGGTGCGTCCTCCCGGCCACCACGCCGGACCCGCTCTGGGCAAGGGCTTTTGCTTTTTCAATAACGTGGTGATAGGCGCCCTGTGGGCGCGGCAGAGGTTCGCCCTCGAGCGCGTACTAATCCTGGACTGGGATGTCCACCACGGAGACGGCACCCAGGATGCGTTTTACGCCGACCCCGGCGTTCTGTACTTTTCCTGGCATCAGTACCCGTTTTACCCCTACACCGGGTCCTGGGATGAATGCGGGACGGGAGCCGGGCTCGGGTACACGGTGAACGTAGCTCTTCCTCATGGGAGCACCGATGAGGAGTATCTGCTCGCATTCGACCGGCTGCTGGTCCCCCTGGCGAACGCTTACCATCCCCAACTGGTACTTGTTTCCACGGGGTACGACGCTCATTTCGCCGACCAGTTGGGAGACATGGATGTCACCGCCTCGGGTTTTTGGGCCCTGTCCTCACGTACGAAGGAGTTGGCGGCGAGCCTGGGAGCACCCCTGGTGATGGTCCTGGAAGGCGGGTACAGCCGGCAGGGGATGGGTTGGGGCGTGGCGGCCACGGTCGCCGCCCTGGCCGGCCTGCCCCTTTCTGGCCAGGAGCCGTTCGGACCCGAAAGCAGCGGCGTTCGCACAGAAGTGGAAATGCAGATTGAAAGAAGCCGCGAGAAGTTCTGTCAGATTTGGGGCAAGCTGTTTACATAA
- a CDS encoding PaaI family thioesterase — MLIREYPLCFGCGRENPIGLALRFSCEDGLASASFLPRDEHQGYPGMLHGGLICTLLDEAMAYAVHAIGCEGHTARLEVRFRAPVPLHRPLTVEARAGRRKGRMVEVSARLLGADGEELATATGRYITGPHDRAGEAPAG, encoded by the coding sequence TTGCTCATCCGTGAGTATCCACTGTGCTTCGGCTGCGGCAGAGAAAACCCCATCGGCCTGGCCCTGCGGTTCAGTTGCGAAGACGGACTGGCAAGCGCCTCGTTCCTGCCCCGCGACGAGCACCAGGGCTACCCGGGCATGCTCCACGGCGGCCTGATCTGCACCCTGCTGGACGAGGCCATGGCCTATGCCGTACACGCCATTGGCTGCGAGGGTCATACCGCCCGCCTGGAGGTGCGGTTCCGCGCGCCCGTGCCCCTGCACCGGCCCCTCACCGTGGAGGCGCGGGCCGGGCGCCGCAAAGGACGGATGGTGGAGGTCTCCGCGCGCCTGCTCGGGGCGGACGGAGAGGAACTGGCCACCGCCACCGGCCGGTACATAACCGGCCCGCACGATCGCGCTGGCGAAGCGCCTGCGGGGTGA
- a CDS encoding polysaccharide deacetylase family protein has protein sequence MEGEATPGLGVAMIRFSCVLVLTVFFVTAVVPAARAGPDVPVREYQSLLKETGYYRGPLDGIRGPLTEEAVIRFQRDHGLVADGVVGPATLAALRRAAATYVVRKGDTLAAIAARYGVTVKWLCQVNRIRDADLIRPGQKLIVREVKAAGTTGQSRTGSGQNTTRESPGQRTTQPQAERAAAEKDTVSGKDEGPAWQTFLPGAAAAPPRLGLQGARVALTFNDAPHRNTDSVLDVLARHGAKATFFLIGERVVPSRAQVRRMVTEGHQLGNHSYSHHVLVGQALADVEKDISAAQAAIAAAAGQEPGYFRPPGGAMDRTVATAAARQGLTTVLWHNVGATDDLPLPPEELARRIASRCREGYIVMLHADRPQTAAVVDHLIRLLTGAGARLVTLAELGAP, from the coding sequence GTGGAAGGGGAAGCTACCCCCGGATTGGGGGTAGCCATGATCCGCTTTTCGTGTGTTTTGGTTTTGACCGTATTTTTCGTCACGGCCGTGGTGCCAGCCGCTCGGGCAGGTCCGGATGTCCCGGTACGCGAGTACCAGTCCCTGCTGAAGGAAACCGGATACTACCGCGGACCGCTCGACGGCATCCGCGGCCCTCTAACCGAGGAAGCCGTCATACGCTTTCAAAGGGACCACGGTCTGGTCGCGGACGGAGTGGTGGGCCCGGCCACGCTGGCTGCGCTACGACGGGCTGCCGCCACCTATGTGGTACGGAAGGGAGATACTCTCGCTGCAATTGCCGCCCGCTACGGGGTCACCGTGAAATGGCTGTGCCAGGTGAACCGCATCAGGGATGCGGATCTCATCCGGCCCGGGCAGAAGCTGATAGTGCGGGAGGTCAAGGCCGCCGGGACTACCGGGCAGTCCAGGACAGGTTCGGGGCAAAACACCACCCGTGAGTCCCCGGGACAGCGCACGACCCAACCCCAGGCCGAGCGGGCTGCGGCCGAGAAGGATACGGTGAGCGGCAAGGATGAAGGCCCCGCCTGGCAGACCTTCCTGCCGGGTGCCGCCGCCGCGCCGCCGCGGCTGGGGCTGCAGGGCGCCCGGGTCGCCCTGACCTTCAACGACGCGCCCCACCGGAACACCGATTCCGTCCTGGACGTGCTGGCCCGGCATGGGGCGAAGGCCACTTTCTTCCTGATCGGGGAGAGAGTGGTCCCGTCCCGGGCTCAGGTCCGTCGCATGGTGACGGAAGGCCACCAGTTGGGCAACCACTCCTATTCTCACCACGTCCTGGTGGGGCAGGCCCTCGCTGACGTGGAGAAGGACATCTCTGCCGCCCAGGCTGCCATCGCTGCCGCCGCGGGACAGGAACCGGGGTACTTTCGGCCCCCCGGCGGCGCAATGGATCGCACTGTTGCCACGGCTGCCGCCCGCCAGGGGCTCACCACTGTACTCTGGCACAACGTGGGAGCCACCGACGACCTGCCCCTTCCCCCTGAGGAACTGGCCCGGCGCATCGCCTCCCGCTGCCGGGAGGGATACATAGTAATGCTCCATGCGGACCGCCCCCAGACCGCCGCCGTCGTCGACCATCTCATTCGCCTGCTCACCGGCGCAGGGGCGCGTCTGGTCACACTCGCCGAACTGGGGGCCCCCTGA
- the speD gene encoding adenosylmethionine decarboxylase codes for MQALGRHVLAEVYGCDPNVLDDVQAVERILVRAAQEAGAEIRETVFHKFSPQGVSGVVVISESHLAVHTWPELGYAAVDVFTCGERVDPWLACDLIVAQFRASHMTATESKRGILFAAQPAAVAAGS; via the coding sequence ATGCAAGCCCTGGGCCGTCACGTGCTGGCGGAAGTCTACGGTTGTGACCCGAACGTCCTCGATGACGTTCAAGCCGTAGAACGTATCCTGGTTCGGGCGGCTCAAGAAGCCGGTGCAGAGATACGGGAAACGGTGTTCCACAAGTTCAGTCCACAGGGAGTTTCGGGCGTGGTGGTGATCTCCGAATCCCACCTGGCCGTCCATACCTGGCCGGAACTCGGGTATGCGGCGGTAGACGTCTTCACCTGTGGCGAACGCGTAGACCCCTGGCTGGCCTGCGACCTCATAGTGGCCCAGTTCCGGGCGTCCCACATGACCGCCACCGAAAGCAAGCGGGGTATACTGTTCGCGGCACAACCCGCGGCCGTGGCGGCAGGATCGTGA